In Chitinophagales bacterium, the genomic stretch AATGTTCTGCTCAAATAAATAATTAATTAGAGCCGCATTTGGCTCCTCAATAAAAGGAGTGTCTTCGCATTCTATACCAGCAACTAATAAACATGATTTTAAAGCTGACTTCTCTTTAGAAGAAAAGCTTGCAGGAACACTAATAGAATATTCAACTTCCAAAGGCAATCCCTGGGACTTCAGGTAGTCAAAAGTTTGATCTTTTATAAACTTCAAAAAGAAAGTCAATCCTTCCGTGGCATTGGAAATTTTTAACCTAGGATGATTGACTAGTACAGAATCTGGGTATTCTATACGTTCTAAAATGCCAAGGTTTTGCTTGAAGGAGTGCCAACAATCTTTGCCATACTTTAAAAATGGTTTATGGTCCGCTGCATGAACTCCTACCAATAACCTATTACCATTAATTAACGCAATAACTGTAGGAACAAGTGGGCTACTTGTAATTCCACCTAAGTGATCTTTCTGTTTTATGGGAATAGGCTTGATTACTATTTTACCATCTTTTAGTTGTGCAGTACTTACTACAGTTGAAGATGTTCCAAAGTCAATACCTATGAATATCTTTTTGTGGATGTAATCGTTAGCATCCAATTTTTTAAAATCTAAAGGGCGGTATATTGCATTAAAGCCTAAGCCGGAATAATCAACTATTTCTTGAATGACTCCTTTCGATAACATCGAATAATCGTAACTGATATTCTTACGTGGTATTAAACCATCAGTTCCAACCAATAGATTTTCAGCTATAATCGAAGACGGTCTATGATGTACCGATATTAACGACCTTGAACTTGATAATGATAACGTTGACTTTATAAGCTTAGGATCAAAAAGATTGACCAAATGATGTTCTAAAGCCTTTATAGTTGTTCTAGCTCCAGATGTCATATCAGACATGAGAAAATAAGAGCTTCCTGGTAAATATTCAAATAATAGTTTTAAGTTTCTCTTTAATGCTGGGAGATTCGTTACAGCAATTTCATTTAGGCAGTTTTGAATTACAAGCAAATCACTCTCCCGAACAATCGACTTTACTTTCTTAACTTCTTCTTCAGAAACTAAATCAAAAAAAACAGCCTTCCAATGAACATTCAAATTCTTACTCGTAATTGCTCTAATTACATTCTCTTGAACGATCGAATGACTAAATGACCATGTAGGTGCGTTGATGTCCAAAATAGTTACGTGAATATTTTTGGCGCTTTTACAGTTGTTGACAATATATTTTACTGCACCATATGCTTCAGAACCAGGACCCCCACCAATAAAGGTTAAATAGACATCCTTTTTTCCTTTAAATATATCAGGCACCTCCTCTAGAAAAATGTTATAAATTAATTGATAGTAATGCGGTAGGTAAGTTGCCAGGTAGGCAGCTTGTATATCACTATCCTCATAATTTACATGTACAGGAGAGTTTCGATATGCTATGCGAAGAGACTTAACAGATTTTTGAAGAGACTTCAAATATGCTTCTACTCCACCACCGATTATGGGAACATGCTTTTTGAATCCATCTACTATTGAATCATATAAATCCATCCTACAACTTTATTGTTCTAAATGTTAGATTAATTCGTGGTTCAACTATTTTTTTCTGGGTTGGTATTTGATGTAACCAGTTATGTTGCAAAGCCCCCTTCATTACAATCAATGAGCCTGAGTCTAATTCAACTTGTAACTTTTGTTCGGGGTCGACTTTATGCTTTAAATCAAATCGCCTTTTGGCGCCTAAACTTACAGATGCTATTGTTGGATTAACGCCTAGTTCACGTTCGTCATCTGCATGCCAACTTACTTTATCGTTGCCATCACGATATAGATTTAAAAGCACACTATT encodes the following:
- a CDS encoding Hsp70 family protein, giving the protein MDLYDSIVDGFKKHVPIIGGGVEAYLKSLQKSVKSLRIAYRNSPVHVNYEDSDIQAAYLATYLPHYYQLIYNIFLEEVPDIFKGKKDVYLTFIGGGPGSEAYGAVKYIVNNCKSAKNIHVTILDINAPTWSFSHSIVQENVIRAITSKNLNVHWKAVFFDLVSEEEVKKVKSIVRESDLLVIQNCLNEIAVTNLPALKRNLKLLFEYLPGSSYFLMSDMTSGARTTIKALEHHLVNLFDPKLIKSTLSLSSSRSLISVHHRPSSIIAENLLVGTDGLIPRKNISYDYSMLSKGVIQEIVDYSGLGFNAIYRPLDFKKLDANDYIHKKIFIGIDFGTSSTVVSTAQLKDGKIVIKPIPIKQKDHLGGITSSPLVPTVIALINGNRLLVGVHAADHKPFLKYGKDCWHSFKQNLGILERIEYPDSVLVNHPRLKISNATEGLTFFLKFIKDQTFDYLKSQGLPLEVEYSISVPASFSSKEKSALKSCLLVAGIECEDTPFIEEPNAALINYLFEQNISFIGDAPKTILVLDLGAGTVDVSILHVENGDEGFTSKLLSVVRLGNIGGNLIDEIIADLIAQRAGIATRLNSTQRIELVSLCEKLKIKVCKQLFTDLSVNFLLPVLSTSDTIVSVPNTPSLNDIGIKTVSMSFREFDEIILQYWNGGDSNAGVKATIQTALKNANVDKVSVDKIIVTGGGGRNPYLKTLVAKYFNKSEVFISDNIQEQVSRGAALQSFVLNSFGKNIITPILGFDIYLKAANKSVPLFNSGIAIPSVDIEVYLASGKLNGDNYIECCSHENLSYQKYFLIPQHADAQKLVFYIAPDQELKCELIGSNTESVAEEIFDKPKTNSIKIK